The following coding sequences are from one Lolium rigidum isolate FL_2022 chromosome 6, APGP_CSIRO_Lrig_0.1, whole genome shotgun sequence window:
- the LOC124665927 gene encoding formamidase-like isoform X3 — translation MAPLTPRLVVPIDVKKKPWEQKVHLHNRWHPNIPPVADVIEGELFRVEMVDCTGGRVRDDDSADDIKFLDLTIAHYLSGPFRIVDSEGVPASPGDLLAVEICNLGPLPGDEWGYTGIFERDNGGGFLTDHFPSARKAIWYFEGIYAYSPQIPGVRFPGLTHPGIVGTAPSVELLNIWNERERKLTETSHESLKLCEVLHQRPLAILPTSENCLLGMIEKGTAEWQKIANEAARTIPGRENGGNCDIKNLSRGSKVYLPVFVEGANLSTGDMHFSQGDGEVSFCGAIEMSGFLELKCEIIRGGMKEYLTPVGPTALHVNPIFEIGPVEPHFSEWLVFEGISVDETGKQHFLDASVAFKCAVLNAIEYLSRFGYSKEQVYLLLSCCPCEGRISGIVDAPNAVATLAIPTAIFDQDIRPKRLGHGPKLRRTPDVLRCT, via the exons ATGGCTCCTCTGACTCCAAGACTTGTAGTGCCCATAGATGTGAAGAAGAAGCCTTGGGAGCAAAAGGTTCATCTCCATAACCGCTGGCATCCAAATATCCCACCTGTTGCTGATGTAATTGAAGGGGAATTATTCCGTGTTGAGATGGTCGATTGTACTGGAGGACGGGTTAGAGATGATGACTCCGcagatgatatcaagtttctggaTCTCACAATT GCTCATTATCTTAGTGGCCCCTTTAGAATAGTTGATTCTGAAGGGGTTCCAGCTTCACCCGGTGATCTTCTTGCGGTAGAGATCTGCAACCTTGGTCCGCTTCCTGGTGATGAGTGGGGTTATACTGGAATATTTGAAAGGGATAATGGAGGTGGATTCTTAACGGACCACTTCCCAAGTGCAAGAAAAGCCATTTGGTATTTTGAAGGAATCTATGCATACTCCCCTCAGATTCCTG GTGTTCGGTTTCCGGGTTTAACTCATCCGGGTATAGTGGGAACTGCACCATCAGTCGAACTTCTTAATATATGGAACGAAAGGGAAAGGAAATTGACCGAGACAAGTCATGAGTCTCTGAAACTGTGTGAAGTTCTGCACCAGAGGCCCCTTGCTATCTTACCAACCTCCGAAAACTGCTTACTTGGAATG ATTGAAAAAGGGACTGCTGAATGGCAAAAGATTGCAAACGAAGCAGCAAGAACTATTCCTGGAAGAGAGAACGGGGGGAACTGTGACATTAAGAATCTAAGCAGAGGTTCCAAAGTTTATCTACCAGTATTTGTTGAAGGAGCAAATTTGAGTACTGGTGATATGCACTTCTCCCAAGGTGACGGTGAAGTCTCATTTTGTGGAGCAATAGAAATGAGTGGGTTCCTTGAGCTAAA GTGTGAGATTATAAGAGGTGGGATGAAGGAATACTTGACTCCTGTTGGTCCGACAGCACTTCATGTGAATCCTATCTTTGAGATAGGTCCAGTGGAGCCACATTTTTCAGAATGGTTAGTCTTTGAGGGCATCAGTGTAGATGAGACTGGGAAACAGCATTTCCTTGATGCATCAGTTGCCTTCAAGTGTGCAGTTCTGAATGCCATTGAATACCTTTCCAGATTTGGGTACTCCAAGGAGCAG GTCTATCTTTTACTATCATGCTGTCCATGTGAGGGTAGAATATCTGGAATAGTAGACGCTCCTAATGCAGTGGCGACACTTGCCATCCCTACAGCAATATTTGACCAG GATATAAGGCCAAAACGCCTGGGGCATGGACCAAAATTGAGAAGAACTCCCGATGTTCTGAGGTGCACGTAG
- the LOC124665927 gene encoding formamidase-like isoform X4, translating into MAPLTPRLVVPIDVKKKPWEQKVHLHNRWHPNIPPVADVIEGELFRVEMVDCTGGRVRDDDSADDIKFLDLTIAHYLSGPFRIVDSEGVPASPGDLLAVEICNLGPLPGDEWGYTGIFERDNGGGFLTDHFPSARKAIWYFEGIYAYSPQIPGVRFPGLTHPGIVGTAPSVELLNIWNERERKLTETSHESLKLCEVLHQRPLAILPTSENCLLGMIEKGTAEWQKIANEAARTIPGRENGGNCDIKNLSRGSKVYLPVFVEGANLSTGDMHFSQGDGEVSFCGAIEMSGFLELKCEIIRGGMKEYLTPVGPTALHVNPIFEIGPVEPHFSEWLVFEGISVDETGKQHFLDASVAFKCAVLNAIEYLSRFGYSKEQVYLLLSCCPCEGRISGIVDAPNAVATLAIPTAIFDQDIRPKRLGHGPILRRTPDVLRCT; encoded by the exons ATGGCTCCTCTGACTCCAAGACTTGTAGTGCCCATAGATGTGAAGAAGAAGCCTTGGGAGCAAAAGGTTCATCTCCATAACCGCTGGCATCCAAATATCCCACCTGTTGCTGATGTAATTGAAGGGGAATTATTCCGTGTTGAGATGGTCGATTGTACTGGAGGACGGGTTAGAGATGATGACTCCGcagatgatatcaagtttctggaTCTCACAATT GCTCATTATCTTAGTGGCCCCTTTAGAATAGTTGATTCTGAAGGGGTTCCAGCTTCACCCGGTGATCTTCTTGCGGTAGAGATCTGCAACCTTGGTCCGCTTCCTGGTGATGAGTGGGGTTATACTGGAATATTTGAAAGGGATAATGGAGGTGGATTCTTAACGGACCACTTCCCAAGTGCAAGAAAAGCCATTTGGTATTTTGAAGGAATCTATGCATACTCCCCTCAGATTCCTG GTGTTCGGTTTCCGGGTTTAACTCATCCGGGTATAGTGGGAACTGCACCATCAGTCGAACTTCTTAATATATGGAACGAAAGGGAAAGGAAATTGACCGAGACAAGTCATGAGTCTCTGAAACTGTGTGAAGTTCTGCACCAGAGGCCCCTTGCTATCTTACCAACCTCCGAAAACTGCTTACTTGGAATG ATTGAAAAAGGGACTGCTGAATGGCAAAAGATTGCAAACGAAGCAGCAAGAACTATTCCTGGAAGAGAGAACGGGGGGAACTGTGACATTAAGAATCTAAGCAGAGGTTCCAAAGTTTATCTACCAGTATTTGTTGAAGGAGCAAATTTGAGTACTGGTGATATGCACTTCTCCCAAGGTGACGGTGAAGTCTCATTTTGTGGAGCAATAGAAATGAGTGGGTTCCTTGAGCTAAA GTGTGAGATTATAAGAGGTGGGATGAAGGAATACTTGACTCCTGTTGGTCCGACAGCACTTCATGTGAATCCTATCTTTGAGATAGGTCCAGTGGAGCCACATTTTTCAGAATGGTTAGTCTTTGAGGGCATCAGTGTAGATGAGACTGGGAAACAGCATTTCCTTGATGCATCAGTTGCCTTCAAGTGTGCAGTTCTGAATGCCATTGAATACCTTTCCAGATTTGGGTACTCCAAGGAGCAG GTCTATCTTTTACTATCATGCTGTCCATGTGAGGGTAGAATATCTGGAATAGTAGACGCTCCTAATGCAGTGGCGACACTTGCCATCCCTACAGCAATATTTGACCAG